A single window of Fibrobacter sp. UWP2 DNA harbors:
- the pdxS gene encoding pyridoxal 5'-phosphate synthase lyase subunit PdxS, giving the protein MSDQNRYELNKNLAQMLKGGVIMDVTTPEQAKIAEAAGAAAVMALERIPADIRAAGGVSRMSDPKMIKGIQDSVSIPVMAKCRIGHFAEAQILQAIEIDYIDESEVLSPADDIFHINKREFDVPFVCGAKDLGEALRRIEEGASMIRTKGEPGTGDIVQAVRHMRLMNQEIARISSMREDELFNRAKELQVSYDLVRFVHDNKKLPVVNFAAGGVATPADAALMMQLGAEGVFVGSGIFKSGNPAKRAAAIVQAVTNYTDAKLIANLSEDLGEAMVGINEQEIALLMAERGK; this is encoded by the coding sequence ATGTCTGACCAGAACCGTTACGAACTCAATAAGAATCTTGCCCAGATGCTCAAGGGTGGCGTGATTATGGATGTGACAACCCCTGAACAGGCCAAAATTGCCGAAGCCGCTGGAGCCGCCGCCGTGATGGCCCTGGAACGCATCCCCGCCGACATCCGTGCCGCGGGCGGCGTATCGCGCATGAGCGACCCCAAGATGATCAAAGGTATTCAGGACTCCGTCTCTATTCCGGTCATGGCCAAATGCCGTATCGGTCATTTTGCCGAAGCGCAAATTTTGCAGGCCATCGAGATCGACTACATCGACGAAAGCGAAGTGCTCTCCCCCGCCGATGACATTTTTCACATCAACAAGCGAGAATTCGACGTGCCGTTTGTCTGCGGCGCGAAGGATTTGGGCGAAGCGCTGCGCCGTATCGAAGAAGGCGCATCGATGATCCGTACCAAGGGCGAGCCGGGTACGGGCGACATCGTCCAGGCCGTACGACACATGCGCCTGATGAACCAGGAAATCGCCCGCATTTCGAGCATGCGCGAAGACGAACTCTTTAACCGAGCCAAGGAACTCCAGGTGTCGTACGATCTGGTGCGCTTCGTTCACGACAACAAGAAACTCCCCGTGGTGAACTTCGCTGCCGGTGGTGTTGCCACCCCCGCCGATGCCGCCCTCATGATGCAACTCGGTGCCGAAGGCGTTTTCGTAGGCTCCGGAATCTTCAAGTCGGGCAACCCCGCCAAGCGTGCCGCCGCCATTGTACAGGCAGTTACCAATTACACCGATGCAAAACTTATCGCCAACCTTTCTGAAGACTTGGGCGAAGCCATGGTCGGTATCAATGAACAGGAAATCGCGCTGCTGATGGCCGAAAGGGGAAAGTAA
- a CDS encoding PLP-dependent aminotransferase family protein, whose product MFTYDMSKAGANSLYHYLYQCIKKDIVSGNVLVEEQLPSKRNLAQNLGISVVTVENAYAQLLAEGYIYSLPKKGFFVADINAVANAQVHRNRKKPRTRRLRAELTDESEHINPKYIADFASNGSDIEAFPFTTWAKITREVLCERQNDLLQVSPGMGTLELRRAIARMLREFRNIQVSPEQIVIGAGTDYLYGLLVQLLGFDKCYGVEDPGWSKISKLYSQYGVKVSHIPVVVKSFVDSVKKSDVDVVHISPAHHFPTGMVMPVGERYRLLSWAAESPNRYIVEDDYDSEFRMTGKPIPALQNIDVTEKVIYLNTFSKTMTSAIRLSYMVLPPHLAEKFHNKLSFYSCTVSNLDQYVMAKFIDLGYYETHINRMRNLYRAKRDMLLSAIRKSKLSNVARIYEEDAGLHFILEVDTKCSDIEFCNRARFRGVNIRALSEYYFEAKPSQHKFVVNYSSVDKASMQKAVQILASLCN is encoded by the coding sequence ATGTTCACTTACGATATGTCCAAGGCGGGAGCAAATAGCCTCTACCATTACCTTTACCAATGCATCAAAAAAGATATCGTAAGCGGAAACGTCCTTGTCGAAGAACAACTCCCTTCCAAACGCAACCTCGCGCAGAATCTCGGCATTAGCGTCGTGACGGTTGAAAACGCTTACGCCCAGCTCTTGGCCGAAGGCTATATCTACTCGCTCCCTAAAAAAGGCTTCTTTGTTGCAGACATAAATGCCGTGGCTAATGCGCAAGTCCATCGGAACCGCAAGAAACCCCGCACGCGCAGGCTCCGCGCAGAACTCACCGACGAGTCAGAACATATCAACCCGAAATACATTGCCGACTTTGCAAGTAACGGTTCCGATATCGAGGCGTTCCCCTTTACCACTTGGGCAAAAATCACTCGCGAGGTCCTTTGCGAAAGGCAAAATGATCTGTTGCAAGTTTCTCCGGGAATGGGCACGCTGGAACTTCGCCGAGCTATCGCTCGCATGCTCCGCGAATTCAGAAATATCCAGGTATCGCCCGAACAAATTGTCATTGGTGCCGGGACCGATTACCTTTATGGCTTGCTAGTACAATTGCTTGGATTTGACAAGTGCTATGGCGTAGAAGACCCGGGATGGAGTAAAATATCAAAGCTGTATAGCCAATACGGAGTCAAGGTGAGTCACATTCCCGTTGTGGTGAAAAGTTTCGTGGACTCCGTCAAGAAATCTGACGTCGATGTCGTGCATATTTCCCCAGCGCACCATTTTCCGACCGGGATGGTGATGCCTGTCGGCGAACGCTATCGCCTGCTCAGTTGGGCTGCCGAATCTCCCAATCGCTACATCGTCGAAGATGACTATGACAGCGAATTTCGTATGACCGGAAAACCCATTCCTGCATTACAGAACATCGATGTCACCGAGAAGGTGATTTACCTGAACACCTTTTCCAAGACGATGACTTCTGCGATTCGCCTCAGTTATATGGTGCTCCCGCCGCACCTTGCCGAGAAATTCCATAACAAACTTTCGTTCTATTCGTGTACGGTTTCGAATCTGGACCAGTATGTGATGGCAAAATTCATCGATCTCGGTTACTACGAGACGCACATCAATCGCATGCGCAATCTGTACCGGGCCAAGCGTGATATGCTCCTGTCGGCGATCCGCAAAAGCAAGCTTTCGAATGTCGCCCGAATTTACGAAGAAGACGCTGGCCTCCACTTTATCTTGGAAGTGGACACGAAATGTTCCGATATTGAATTCTGCAACCGCGCCCGATTCCGTGGGGTAAACATCCGCGCCCTTTCGGAGTATTACTTTGAGGCAAAGCCATCGCAGCACAAGTTTGTCGTGAACTACTCGTCGGTAGATAAAGCGAGCATGCAAAAAGCAGTGCAGATACTCGCGAGCCTTTGCAACTAA
- a CDS encoding serine O-acetyltransferase, giving the protein MHELIQESEVEKAVQTIFADYNRGKHIDNIDIYNRPDQAEIQTILQNLIRVVYPGHFRDRSHKIYNPKNSFAVIIEDTFYHLHKQVAIALDYCKLRGTMTSDERKIESYRICKEFFAKIPWIRECLETDLHAAYDGDPAAGCLDEIILAYPGLMATTIFRIAHELYLLHVPVLPRLMTEYAHSKTGIDIHPGASIGKYFFIDHGTGIVIGETAVIGNNVKIYQGVTLGALSTRGGQRLSGKKRHPTIQDNVTIYANASILGGDTVVGENAIIGGSAFITSSVAPNTRVSMKSLEMDYVSTDKQHKTEEITQSEEWYYII; this is encoded by the coding sequence ATGCACGAACTTATCCAGGAATCAGAAGTCGAAAAAGCTGTCCAGACGATTTTTGCCGATTACAATCGCGGCAAGCATATCGACAACATTGACATCTATAATCGGCCCGACCAGGCCGAGATTCAGACGATTTTGCAGAACCTAATCCGTGTGGTTTATCCCGGACATTTCAGGGACCGCTCGCACAAGATTTACAACCCCAAGAACAGCTTCGCGGTCATTATCGAAGATACTTTTTACCACCTCCACAAGCAGGTGGCCATCGCGCTTGATTATTGCAAGCTCCGCGGCACCATGACTTCGGACGAGCGCAAGATTGAAAGCTACCGCATCTGCAAGGAATTTTTCGCGAAGATTCCTTGGATTCGCGAATGTCTTGAAACCGATTTGCATGCCGCTTATGACGGCGATCCTGCCGCTGGGTGCCTCGACGAAATTATCCTTGCGTATCCGGGCCTTATGGCGACAACGATTTTCCGCATTGCCCATGAACTTTACCTTTTGCACGTTCCGGTTCTCCCGCGGCTCATGACTGAGTATGCGCATTCCAAGACGGGAATTGACATCCATCCGGGTGCATCCATCGGCAAGTACTTCTTTATTGATCATGGTACGGGCATTGTGATTGGTGAAACTGCGGTTATTGGCAATAACGTGAAAATTTATCAGGGTGTAACTCTTGGTGCGCTCTCGACGCGCGGGGGGCAGCGCCTCTCCGGCAAAAAGCGTCATCCGACCATTCAGGACAACGTAACCATTTACGCGAACGCATCCATTCTAGGCGGCGATACGGTTGTAGGCGAAAATGCCATTATCGGTGGCAGTGCCTTCATCACGAGTTCTGTTGCGCCCAATACCCGCGTGAGCATGAAGAGCCTCGAAATGGACTACGTTTCTACCGATAAGCAACACAAGACGGAAGAAATTACCCAAAGCGAGGAGTGGTACTACATTATATAA
- a CDS encoding cysteine desulfurase, translating to MITNNPDTRSLEELAGVPNAAELEQLANEYFPDLTDSAYAATPAAPEVQNASAAQGVSAAQGAAAINQTPAFDWEHPFATYGDQPVTSAPFAYGGNSTDTWLNSVEAPAVPEAEFVSQFGDVPAAPAPATGYSPKVLSKTQAAENARPIDTPTSLGGDSVNKAGNANSGSNSRNESIRIGSKNLAQIRSDFPILSKQINGHPLVWLDNGATTQRPQVVIDRLKYYYENENSNVHRGAHTLAAASTDAYENARNIVRDFIGAPSSQEIVFVRGTTEAINLVANAYVKPTLQPGDEIIVSILEHHANIVPWQLIAEETGAIIKVIPCDSTGQLKLHDYEALFTKRTKFVSVTHVSNVLGTVTPIEELIAIAHRHGVRILIDGAQSIAHIPVNVSALDADFFVFSGHKVFAPTGIGVVYGKKELLEAARPYHGGGNMIADVTFERTIYNGIPNKFEAGTGSIADAVGLGAALQYLSEIGMPCVFRWEHELLQYGLKELKTVKGLHLVGTALNKASALAFKLDGYSDEEVGKRLDAYGVAVRTGHHCAQPVLRHFGYESTVRPTLALYNSPDDIDALVRALKTFA from the coding sequence ATGATTACGAATAATCCAGATACCAGATCGCTGGAAGAGCTCGCCGGAGTTCCCAATGCGGCTGAACTGGAGCAGTTAGCAAATGAGTACTTTCCCGACCTGACGGACAGTGCTTATGCTGCAACTCCCGCGGCACCCGAAGTGCAGAATGCTTCTGCAGCTCAGGGAGTGAGCGCCGCCCAAGGGGCAGCAGCCATTAACCAGACTCCCGCATTTGACTGGGAACATCCGTTTGCGACCTATGGCGACCAGCCGGTAACTTCGGCACCGTTTGCCTACGGCGGCAATTCCACCGATACCTGGCTCAACTCCGTGGAAGCCCCTGCGGTTCCCGAAGCGGAATTTGTGTCGCAGTTCGGCGATGTCCCGGCAGCGCCTGCGCCTGCAACGGGGTATTCTCCGAAGGTCCTTTCCAAGACCCAGGCAGCAGAAAACGCCCGTCCGATCGACACTCCGACTTCTCTCGGTGGCGATTCCGTGAACAAGGCCGGCAACGCTAACAGCGGCTCCAATTCCCGCAACGAATCCATCCGCATCGGTTCCAAGAACCTTGCGCAGATCCGTAGCGACTTCCCGATTCTTTCGAAGCAGATAAACGGGCATCCTCTCGTTTGGCTCGATAACGGTGCTACGACGCAGCGCCCGCAAGTGGTGATTGACCGCCTCAAGTACTACTACGAAAACGAGAACTCCAACGTGCACCGTGGAGCCCATACGCTTGCGGCTGCATCGACGGATGCCTATGAAAACGCCCGCAACATCGTGCGTGACTTTATCGGGGCCCCGTCTTCGCAGGAAATCGTGTTCGTGCGCGGTACCACCGAGGCCATCAATCTGGTGGCTAACGCTTACGTGAAGCCGACGCTCCAGCCGGGTGACGAAATCATCGTCTCCATCCTGGAACACCACGCGAACATCGTGCCGTGGCAGCTCATTGCCGAAGAAACGGGCGCCATCATCAAGGTGATTCCGTGTGATTCTACCGGCCAACTCAAATTGCACGATTACGAGGCGCTATTCACGAAGCGCACAAAGTTCGTCTCCGTGACGCATGTCTCGAACGTGCTCGGCACCGTGACACCGATCGAGGAACTCATTGCCATCGCCCACAGGCACGGCGTGAGAATCCTCATTGACGGCGCACAGTCCATCGCGCACATTCCGGTGAATGTTTCCGCGCTCGACGCAGACTTCTTCGTGTTCTCCGGACACAAGGTGTTTGCCCCGACCGGTATCGGTGTCGTTTACGGCAAGAAGGAATTGCTGGAAGCGGCCCGCCCGTATCACGGTGGCGGCAACATGATTGCCGATGTGACGTTCGAACGCACGATTTACAACGGAATCCCGAACAAGTTCGAAGCGGGAACCGGAAGCATCGCTGACGCCGTTGGCCTCGGTGCTGCACTCCAGTACCTCTCCGAAATCGGGATGCCCTGCGTATTCCGCTGGGAACATGAACTGCTGCAGTATGGCCTCAAGGAACTGAAGACCGTCAAGGGTCTGCACCTTGTAGGTACGGCACTCAACAAGGCTTCCGCTCTCGCCTTCAAGCTCGACGGTTATTCCGACGAAGAAGTGGGCAAGAGGCTTGATGCTTACGGTGTTGCCGTGCGTACAGGTCACCACTGCGCACAGCCGGTGCTCAGGCATTTCGGTTACGAAAGTACCGTACGCCCGACGCTTGCGCTGTACAACTCTCCGGACGACATCGACGCTCTCGTGAGGGCGTTGAAGACGTTCGCATAG
- a CDS encoding family 2A encapsulin nanocompartment shell protein has translation MANEATEKKTGINALGAKAAYNLANVTKTKPQFGALTPKWLTKFLEFKGLETGLFRVNKVVEGETPLDVLCSQTKKTDIIPEGYVEYETEPREYKLNSISTIINVNTAIEDVYSSPYDQVQEQLGLAIESLRERQESLLINNDDYGLLKNVADSQRIQPLRADGRPTPDDLDELISKVWKEPSFFLAHPRAIAAFERECTRRGVPPVVVDIAGGKFLTWRGIPLVPTDKLLVDGVKNPKSQGGKTNILLVRTGEAKRGVIGLFQAGLKNEHSRGLSVRFRGIDNKGVASYLLSLYCSAAILADDAIAVLEDVEVGEYYDYE, from the coding sequence ATGGCAAATGAAGCTACAGAAAAGAAAACCGGCATCAATGCGCTTGGCGCAAAGGCTGCCTACAACCTGGCGAACGTCACCAAGACCAAGCCGCAATTTGGTGCGCTCACTCCCAAGTGGCTCACCAAGTTCCTTGAATTCAAGGGTCTCGAAACGGGCCTGTTCCGTGTGAACAAGGTCGTGGAAGGCGAAACCCCGCTCGATGTTCTTTGCAGCCAGACCAAGAAAACCGACATTATTCCGGAAGGCTACGTCGAATACGAAACCGAGCCACGTGAATACAAGCTGAATTCTATCTCTACGATTATCAACGTGAACACGGCCATCGAAGACGTTTACAGTTCTCCGTATGACCAGGTTCAGGAACAGCTCGGCCTCGCTATCGAATCGCTCCGCGAACGTCAGGAAAGCCTGCTCATCAACAACGACGATTACGGCCTGCTGAAGAACGTGGCTGATTCCCAGCGCATCCAGCCGCTCCGCGCCGACGGCCGCCCGACTCCGGACGATCTCGACGAACTCATTTCGAAGGTCTGGAAGGAACCGTCCTTCTTCCTCGCTCACCCGCGTGCCATTGCCGCTTTCGAACGCGAATGCACCCGCCGTGGCGTGCCGCCCGTTGTCGTGGACATCGCCGGTGGCAAGTTCCTCACCTGGCGCGGCATTCCTCTCGTTCCGACCGACAAGCTTCTCGTGGACGGCGTGAAGAATCCGAAGTCCCAGGGCGGCAAGACCAATATATTGCTCGTGCGCACTGGCGAAGCCAAACGCGGCGTGATTGGCCTCTTCCAGGCCGGTCTCAAGAACGAACACTCTCGTGGCCTTTCCGTGCGTTTCCGCGGCATCGACAACAAGGGCGTTGCTTCTTACCTGCTTTCCCTGTACTGCTCTGCGGCTATCCTTGCCGACGACGCCATTGCAGTCCTTGAAGACGTAGAGGTTGGCGAATACTATGATTACGAATAA
- the moeB gene encoding molybdopterin-synthase adenylyltransferase MoeB: MYPDAKNVLYDDGGKIRNFIQIYVNGKNLTVETLWETPLPEDTEILLLPAIAGGAPVDQSQNAAVESLISDERRKEVAFDDNEVERFGKHLMLKEIGVKGQKRIKAAKVVVAGAGALGSPVIQYLAAAGVGTIKVVDFNEVSLENLQSQVLHGSRDIKRPKVASAKDKVKNINRNIEFIAEKVQLDSSNILEQIDGYDLVVDCSDNYKARYLINDACALHGIPVVFGAIYQFEGQVGIFNLDGGPCYRCQFPSPPPAGLIPSCSEGGAISPLPGIVGSIQANEALKLLLGIGEHLNGKLLHIDSLYLTSRILKVERNRNCPICGSNPTITDVEEIDYDELCGLKTENEIPVEGFTPEELAKKIDDGDPMTIVDVREPHERAILRFPNAIVIPIGQLARRQKELDPNKDTVFICKQGKRSILAINTLREAGYTGPLYNLKGGVDAMKDIMFSHEGAWL, from the coding sequence ATGTATCCGGATGCCAAGAACGTCCTTTACGATGATGGTGGCAAAATCCGGAATTTTATTCAGATTTATGTCAACGGCAAGAACCTGACGGTGGAAACCCTCTGGGAAACGCCGCTTCCCGAAGATACGGAAATCCTGTTGTTGCCTGCGATTGCTGGCGGAGCGCCTGTTGATCAATCGCAGAACGCTGCGGTCGAAAGTCTCATTTCGGACGAGAGGCGCAAGGAAGTCGCCTTCGATGACAACGAGGTGGAGCGCTTTGGCAAGCACCTAATGCTTAAGGAAATTGGCGTGAAGGGCCAAAAGCGCATCAAGGCCGCAAAGGTCGTTGTCGCGGGTGCGGGCGCGCTCGGTTCGCCGGTCATCCAGTACCTTGCCGCGGCGGGTGTCGGGACCATCAAGGTCGTCGATTTCAACGAGGTCTCGCTCGAAAACCTGCAGAGCCAGGTACTTCACGGTTCCCGCGATATCAAGCGCCCGAAAGTCGCCTCCGCCAAGGACAAGGTAAAAAACATCAACAGGAATATCGAATTTATCGCCGAAAAGGTGCAGCTAGATTCTTCGAATATTCTGGAACAGATTGACGGTTACGATTTGGTGGTCGACTGCTCCGACAACTACAAGGCGCGCTACCTCATTAACGATGCGTGTGCGCTGCACGGCATTCCCGTCGTGTTCGGCGCGATTTACCAGTTCGAGGGCCAGGTGGGCATTTTCAATCTGGACGGCGGACCGTGCTACCGTTGCCAATTCCCGTCGCCTCCGCCGGCAGGGCTTATTCCCTCCTGTTCCGAGGGTGGTGCGATCAGTCCGCTTCCGGGCATTGTGGGGAGCATCCAGGCCAACGAGGCGCTCAAATTGCTTCTCGGTATCGGCGAGCACCTGAACGGGAAACTCCTGCATATTGATAGCCTGTACCTGACCTCGCGAATTTTGAAGGTGGAACGCAACAGGAACTGCCCCATTTGCGGGAGCAACCCGACGATTACCGATGTCGAGGAAATCGATTACGATGAACTTTGCGGGCTCAAGACCGAAAACGAAATTCCGGTGGAGGGCTTTACTCCCGAAGAACTCGCGAAGAAGATTGACGATGGCGACCCGATGACTATCGTGGATGTGCGCGAGCCGCATGAACGCGCGATTTTGCGATTCCCGAACGCCATTGTGATTCCCATCGGGCAGCTGGCCCGCAGGCAAAAAGAACTGGACCCGAACAAGGATACGGTTTTCATCTGCAAGCAGGGCAAACGCAGCATTCTCGCCATCAACACCTTGCGCGAAGCAGGCTACACGGGGCCGCTCTACAACCTTAAAGGCGGCGTCGATGCCATGAAGGATATCATGTTCTCGCACGAAGGCGCATGGCTGTAA
- a CDS encoding Mov34/MPN/PAD-1 family protein codes for MSWRQRIAEEARQSYPHECCGILLGKNAPDGKFEVTEIRALPNRIQGEGRGTHFEADPLFLYQVEREIEGSGLEIVGFYHSHPDYEAVPSREDAENMVPGLVYVIISVTREGVADIRSYKNDIKC; via the coding sequence ATGAGTTGGCGGCAACGTATTGCAGAAGAAGCCCGGCAAAGTTATCCGCATGAATGTTGCGGGATTTTGCTCGGGAAAAACGCCCCGGACGGCAAGTTCGAGGTGACGGAAATACGTGCTTTGCCTAACCGGATTCAGGGGGAGGGGAGAGGGACGCATTTCGAGGCGGACCCACTCTTTCTTTACCAGGTGGAGCGTGAAATCGAGGGAAGCGGGCTTGAAATAGTCGGTTTTTACCACTCGCACCCCGATTATGAGGCTGTACCGTCCAGGGAAGATGCCGAAAACATGGTCCCTGGGCTTGTTTACGTGATAATTTCTGTGACAAGGGAGGGGGTTGCCGATATCAGAAGTTACAAAAATGATATCAAATGCTGA
- a CDS encoding 4Fe-4S binding protein, translated as MATDYATLKKGGWMRQKQKNNFSLRVRVVGGNLTATQLAKIAEVADKYGEGYAHLTSRQSVEIPFIKLENVEDVKAALAEGGVEPGVCGPRVRTITACQGEAVCPSGCIDTYALAKELDDRYFARELPHKFKFGVTGCQNNCLKAEENDVGIKGAIKVKWLEDKCIGCGLCAKTCRKGAIKVENKKVIFDESQCNFCGRCYKSCPTDAWEDTHGYIVSFGGLFGNNINKGETIIPFIEDKQKLLDICDAAITFFAENANPGERFKYTIDRIGRDVFAKKILEASV; from the coding sequence ATGGCAACGGATTATGCAACTCTTAAAAAGGGCGGTTGGATGCGCCAGAAGCAGAAGAACAATTTCTCGCTGCGCGTACGCGTCGTGGGTGGAAACCTGACCGCCACCCAGCTCGCCAAAATCGCGGAAGTCGCCGACAAGTATGGTGAAGGCTACGCCCATTTGACCTCCAGACAGAGCGTCGAAATTCCGTTCATCAAACTCGAAAACGTAGAAGACGTGAAGGCGGCCTTGGCCGAAGGCGGCGTGGAACCGGGCGTTTGCGGCCCCCGCGTGCGTACCATTACGGCGTGCCAGGGTGAAGCCGTTTGCCCCAGTGGGTGCATCGACACCTACGCGCTCGCTAAGGAGCTCGACGACCGCTATTTTGCCCGTGAACTCCCGCACAAGTTTAAGTTCGGCGTGACCGGTTGCCAGAACAACTGCCTCAAGGCCGAAGAAAACGACGTGGGCATCAAGGGTGCCATCAAGGTTAAGTGGCTCGAAGACAAGTGCATCGGCTGCGGGCTCTGCGCAAAGACCTGCCGCAAGGGAGCCATCAAGGTCGAAAACAAGAAGGTTATCTTCGACGAGTCGCAGTGCAATTTCTGCGGTCGCTGCTACAAGTCTTGCCCGACGGACGCCTGGGAAGATACCCACGGCTACATCGTCTCCTTTGGCGGGCTTTTCGGCAACAACATCAACAAGGGCGAAACGATTATCCCCTTCATCGAAGACAAGCAAAAGTTGCTCGATATCTGCGATGCGGCCATTACGTTCTTTGCCGAGAACGCGAACCCTGGCGAACGTTTCAAGTACACTATCGACCGCATCGGTCGCGACGTGTTTGCGAAGAAAATCCTGGAAGCGAGTGTCTAG
- a CDS encoding O-acetylhomoserine aminocarboxypropyltransferase/cysteine synthase family protein, producing the protein MEFNTALLHQNFGSDRCSGSTLAPIYQVSAFSQDSAEKLEAVFNNKAPGFAYTRIANPTNDSFERRIASLEKGIGAVACSSGMAAVTISLLNILHAGDEVIASAGLFGGTIDLFHDLEAFGITTRFVTEVTAESVREQLNERTKAVFTELIGNPKLNVVDLNAVADVAHEGGVPFIVDSTTATPYLVHPFDFGADIVVHSSSKYINGSGSAISGLIVDSGNFPWDYARYRGLEEYRRFGKFAYIAKLRNGIWRNVGCCVAPQTSFLNSLGLETLGLRMDRLCSNALQLSEFLQGFDGISVNYPALKSSPYYDLVQKQLGGRGGAILTIDAGTKERAFKLINGLKYATIATNIGDIRTLVIHPESTIFTHSSKEQKEHAGIFEGTIRVSIGIENIEDLKEDFEQAIKKI; encoded by the coding sequence ATGGAATTCAATACTGCTTTATTGCACCAGAATTTTGGTAGCGACCGATGTAGCGGTTCTACGCTTGCGCCGATTTACCAGGTGAGCGCCTTTTCACAGGATTCCGCCGAAAAACTCGAAGCCGTGTTCAACAACAAGGCTCCGGGTTTTGCATATACGCGCATCGCGAACCCCACGAACGATTCCTTTGAACGCCGCATTGCATCGCTCGAGAAGGGAATCGGCGCGGTGGCGTGTTCTTCGGGCATGGCGGCGGTGACTATCTCGCTTTTGAACATTTTGCACGCGGGCGACGAAGTGATTGCGAGTGCCGGGCTTTTTGGCGGTACAATCGACCTGTTCCATGACCTGGAAGCGTTCGGCATTACGACTCGCTTTGTTACCGAAGTGACTGCTGAAAGTGTCCGCGAACAGCTGAACGAAAGGACGAAGGCGGTGTTTACCGAGCTTATCGGAAACCCGAAACTGAATGTCGTTGACCTGAATGCCGTCGCGGATGTCGCCCACGAGGGTGGCGTCCCGTTTATCGTCGATAGCACGACGGCGACCCCGTATCTTGTGCATCCCTTCGATTTCGGCGCGGATATCGTGGTGCATTCGTCTTCGAAGTACATTAACGGGAGCGGTTCTGCGATTAGCGGCCTCATTGTCGATAGCGGGAACTTCCCTTGGGATTACGCCCGCTATAGGGGCCTCGAAGAATACAGGCGTTTTGGCAAGTTCGCCTACATCGCGAAGCTGCGCAACGGAATCTGGCGCAACGTGGGTTGCTGCGTTGCTCCCCAAACATCTTTCCTGAATTCGCTCGGGCTCGAGACTCTCGGGCTGCGCATGGATCGCCTGTGCAGCAACGCGCTGCAACTCTCGGAATTTTTGCAGGGCTTTGATGGCATTTCTGTCAACTATCCGGCCCTGAAAAGCAGCCCCTATTACGACCTGGTGCAGAAGCAGCTTGGCGGCAGGGGAGGCGCAATCCTCACGATTGACGCGGGCACGAAGGAAAGGGCGTTCAAGCTGATTAATGGCCTCAAGTACGCTACCATCGCCACCAATATCGGGGATATCCGCACGCTGGTGATTCACCCGGAAAGCACCATCTTTACGCACAGTTCCAAGGAACAGAAGGAACATGCGGGAATTTTCGAAGGGACTATCCGCGTGAGCATCGGTATCGAGAATATTGAGGATCTGAAGGAAGATTTCGAACAAGCTATAAAGAAAATTTAA